In Carassius gibelio isolate Cgi1373 ecotype wild population from Czech Republic chromosome B2, carGib1.2-hapl.c, whole genome shotgun sequence, a single genomic region encodes these proteins:
- the LOC127951624 gene encoding coronin-1A: protein MSRKVVRASKFRHVFGQAVKADQCYDDIRISQMTWDSNFCSVNPKFVAMIVDASGGGAFIVLPLNKTGRIDMSMPTVCGHTGPVLDIEFCPHNDNIIASGSEDCSVMIWEIPDGGLISPLKDPVVKLEGHSKRVGILSWHPTAHNVLMSAGCDNVVILWNVVHGEAVVRIDSMHTDLIYSACWNRNGSQILTSCKDKKLRVIDPRKGTLICEKDKPHEGSRPVRAVFVSDGKILTTGFSRMSERQVALWDPNNFSEPLNLQELDTSSGVLLPFFDPDTGVVYLCGKGDSSIRYFEVTDEAPYVHYLSMYSSKESQKGMGYMPKRGLEVNKCEIARFYKLHERKCEPIVMTVPRKSDLFQEDLYPDTIGPEPSVEADEWFAGKDGEPILISLKDGFVATTKNKEFKVIKSLMSTTASSSSNRQSDTGDVQGLQNEVKELREMVEQLTKRVSELESK, encoded by the exons ATGTCTAGGAAGGTGGTCAGGGCAAGTAAGTTCCGCCACGTCTTTGGCCAGGCGGTGAAGGCTGACCAGTGCTATGATGACATCAGGATCTCCCAGATGACCTGGGACAGCAACTTCTGCTCGGTCAACCCTAAGTTTGTGGCCATGATCGTGGATGCCAGCGGTGGAGGAGCTTTCATTGTCCTGCCCCTGAACAAG ACGGGTCGCATTGACATGTCCATGCCCACTGTCTGTGGTCACACTGGGCCTGTACTGGACATTGAATTTTGCCCACATAATGACAACATCATTGCCAGTGGCTCTGAAGACTGTAGTGTCATG ATCTGGGAGATTCCAGATGGGGGTCTCATATCACCACTGAAGGACCCAGTTGTGAAGCTGGAAGGTCACTCTAAACGTGTGGGCATCCTCAGCTGGCACCCCACTGCCCACAATGTGCTAATGAGTGCAG GATGTGATAATGTGGTGATCTTGTGGAACGTAGTTCATGGAGAGGCAGTGGTGCGCATTGACTCAATGCACACTGATCTGATCTACAGTGCCTGCTGGAACAGAAACGGCTCTCAGATCCTCACTTCCTGCAAGGACAAGAAATTACGAGTGATAGACCCCCGCAAGGGCACCCTCATCTGC GAGAAGGACAAGCCTCATGAGGGCTCCAGGCCAGtcagagctgtgtttgtgtctgatgGGAAGATCCTGACCACCGGTTTCAGCCGCATGAGTGAGCGTCAGGTGGCGCTGTGGGATCCT AACAACTTCAGTGAGCCCTTGAACCTGCAGGAGCTGGACACCAGCAGTGGGGtgctgttacctttctttgaCCCTGACACTGGTGTGGTCTACCTTTGTGGCAAG GGTGACAGCAGCATCAGATACTTTGAGGTGACGGACGAGGCCCCATACGTTCACTATCTCTCCATGTACAGCAGTAAAGAGAGTCAGAAGGGCATGGGCTACATGCCTAAGAGAGGCCTGGAAGTCAACAAGTGTGAGATTGCAAG gtTCTATAAACTCCACGAGAGAAAGTGTGAACCTATTGTAATGACTGTGCCTCGAAAG TCTGACTTGTTTCAAGAAGACCTTTACCCCGATACAATTGGTCCAGAGCCGTCAGTAGAGGCAGATGAATGGTTTGCTGGTAAAGATGGGGAACCCATCCTGATCTCCCTGAAAGATGGTTTCGTGGCTACCACCAAAAATAAAGAGTTCAAAGTCATCAAGAGCTTGATGTCCACCACAGCATCTTCCTCAAGCAACCGACAGTCTGACACTGGG GACGTGCAGGGCTTGCAGAATGAGGTAAAGGAGCTGAGAGAGATGGTTGAGCAGCTGACCAAGCGAGTGAGCGAACTGGAGAGCAAGTAG